One window of Pseudobacteriovorax antillogorgiicola genomic DNA carries:
- a CDS encoding response regulator, producing the protein MILIVDDEEDVRQVTIALLGVDEPAVAEAADGFEAWEKAASQKFDLIICDYHMPHCDGLKFASTVRQKENPNRDTPIILISGYIGSLPEEESLENIYFISKPVSEGQLHRMIRIVTGGAINPMRKGA; encoded by the coding sequence ATGATATTGATTGTCGACGATGAAGAAGATGTTCGTCAGGTTACCATAGCCTTACTTGGAGTCGATGAGCCAGCTGTTGCTGAGGCGGCAGATGGGTTTGAGGCTTGGGAAAAAGCTGCGTCTCAAAAATTTGATTTGATTATCTGTGATTATCATATGCCTCATTGCGATGGCCTAAAGTTTGCGAGTACTGTCAGGCAAAAAGAGAACCCAAATCGAGACACACCCATCATTCTGATTTCGGGCTACATCGGTTCTCTACCTGAAGAGGAGTCGCTAGAGAATATTTACTTTATTAGCAAGCCAGTGAGCGAGGGGCAGCTACATCGTATGATCCGTATCGTTACTGGTGGGGCCATAAATCCTATGCGGAAAGGGGCTTAG
- a CDS encoding response regulator yields MSQVDIRREFIEEATELIEDCEVALTNLSKQSYNPEAVDRLFRDLHTVKGSAGVVGFSKLSEFVHAVEDAVNLYREQGKIPDQSLTILVEANDWIAFWLEKLADDMDYCPGDVELLDHLNMLKVKENIDLRVELKDNAPSFGTFEDEPSEDNQPTVMLVDDEPTMLQILETYLSDLPVNFVKANSAQEGLEQFNKNEVDVIVSDLRMPDMNGVDFITEVRKRDQKVEVVFFSAHANRQSLEQFIKLRTFAFIDKSESRIEILNTVANAVKTKRVADALACLTKLNFEIYLDFNLLRNGKPVEDRIQSKLEKVAKLTSIISDPELVLGMDLKRIA; encoded by the coding sequence ATGAGCCAAGTTGATATCCGCAGGGAGTTTATCGAGGAAGCCACAGAACTCATTGAGGATTGCGAAGTCGCTCTCACTAATTTGAGTAAGCAATCGTATAATCCAGAAGCTGTGGATCGATTATTTCGCGACCTTCATACGGTGAAAGGGTCTGCAGGGGTTGTGGGCTTCAGCAAGCTTTCTGAATTTGTTCATGCCGTCGAAGACGCCGTGAACCTGTATCGCGAGCAGGGTAAGATTCCCGACCAGTCGCTCACCATCTTAGTGGAAGCCAATGACTGGATCGCTTTCTGGCTGGAGAAGCTGGCCGATGATATGGACTACTGTCCGGGAGACGTTGAGCTTCTCGACCATCTGAACATGCTGAAAGTTAAGGAAAATATTGATCTTCGTGTTGAGCTGAAGGATAACGCTCCTAGTTTTGGAACTTTCGAAGATGAGCCTTCAGAGGACAATCAACCGACAGTGATGCTCGTGGATGACGAGCCTACCATGTTACAGATTTTAGAAACCTACTTGAGCGATCTGCCTGTAAACTTCGTAAAGGCTAACTCAGCGCAAGAGGGGCTTGAACAATTCAACAAGAACGAAGTTGATGTCATAGTCTCTGACCTGCGAATGCCCGATATGAACGGTGTGGATTTTATCACTGAAGTTCGTAAAAGGGATCAGAAGGTCGAGGTCGTTTTTTTCTCGGCTCATGCAAATCGACAAAGCTTAGAGCAATTTATCAAGCTTCGAACTTTTGCCTTTATCGATAAGAGTGAAAGTCGTATCGAAATCCTCAATACAGTGGCAAATGCTGTCAAAACTAAGCGGGTGGCCGATGCCTTAGCTTGTTTGACGAAACTTAATTTTGAAATCTACCTCGATTTCAATCTGCTTCGTAATGGCAAGCCAGTAGAAGATAGAATCCAGAGTAAACTTGAGAAAGTCGCTAAGTTAACATCAATTATTTCTGATCCAGAACTAGTATTGGGAATGGATTTAAAAAGGATAGCTTAG
- a CDS encoding chemotaxis protein CheX — MKLTEWQEELLKETFNLGVGKASASIGELAGCEVELTVPEVQICQLKTLVNDISAMEGSSLSAVIQTYSGPFEGTAMMLYSEEASLDLVRLIMGSDTPSEQLSELEYDALCEVGNIVLNGCLSSLGGLFEAEIETELPELLSGTTKDVLTLEGKLDEGKQVVFLKMGFQVATGKLQGYLSFILDTDKIHNLLECLENYYRKISA, encoded by the coding sequence ATGAAACTAACAGAATGGCAGGAAGAGCTTCTTAAAGAAACATTTAACTTGGGAGTGGGTAAGGCTTCTGCTTCAATCGGTGAGCTTGCTGGTTGTGAGGTTGAGCTAACTGTTCCTGAGGTTCAAATTTGTCAGCTCAAAACCTTGGTCAATGATATCTCAGCGATGGAAGGCAGCAGCCTCTCCGCTGTCATTCAAACCTACTCGGGGCCTTTCGAAGGAACAGCAATGATGCTCTATTCAGAAGAGGCTAGCCTCGATCTCGTGCGCTTGATTATGGGTTCCGATACTCCCTCCGAGCAGCTTTCAGAGTTAGAGTACGATGCTCTCTGCGAAGTGGGTAATATTGTACTCAACGGCTGTCTATCGTCTCTTGGTGGGCTATTTGAAGCGGAGATTGAAACAGAACTACCAGAACTTCTTTCAGGAACTACAAAAGATGTTCTTACCCTCGAAGGAAAGCTCGACGAAGGAAAACAAGTGGTCTTTCTGAAGATGGGATTTCAAGTGGCGACGGGTAAATTGCAAGGTTATCTAAGCTTTATCCTTGATACTGATAAAATACATAATCTTTTAGAATGCCTGGAAAATTACTATAGGAAAATCAGTGCATGA
- a CDS encoding thermonuclease family protein, whose amino-acid sequence MKFLALAASIVVASSAFGVTAYVERVVDGDTVKVSIDGDTETMRLECIDAPESRQEFGYESTRALTRLVEGRTVDLEITGEDRYGRLLGFIFSNGRDINRYQVQQGLAWNYTQYCGDEYAAEEEAARDAGRGLWDGEDPEAPWIWRRNN is encoded by the coding sequence ATGAAATTCTTGGCCCTGGCTGCGTCTATTGTCGTAGCAAGCTCTGCCTTTGGCGTAACAGCTTATGTGGAACGAGTTGTTGATGGTGATACCGTGAAAGTTAGCATTGATGGTGACACCGAGACTATGCGCTTAGAGTGTATCGATGCTCCAGAATCGCGCCAGGAATTTGGATACGAGTCGACACGTGCTTTGACTCGTCTTGTGGAGGGCCGTACGGTGGACTTAGAAATCACCGGTGAAGATCGTTATGGTCGGCTCCTGGGCTTCATCTTTTCGAATGGCCGCGACATTAACCGCTATCAGGTGCAGCAAGGCCTAGCCTGGAACTATACCCAATACTGCGGCGATGAATATGCAGCTGAAGAAGAGGCGGCGCGGGATGCTGGTCGCGGCCTGTGGGATGGTGAGGATCCAGAAGCTCCTTGGATATGGCGCCGGAATAACTAG
- a CDS encoding DUF4423 domain-containing protein, which produces MIDFATLERQLIIALRGSRTQGMMNKKLGYHFNQYYRWESGKKRVMWTDFLAILKVAGRKTVFKNWLSRILSYNCNLSKPAEILERLKGADSTKEFAERLGVSRHKLYRCLAEDQEPPIRLLLMAIFKVKIGFLAGVLEDLVGLDKIDEFPLQEKSRYRLSEIFAREPILPAVIRCLELDDYVSLDRHVDGHIAARLGIPLEDERNYLRLLLEAGNLSLSGAKYIVNDTTIHFNGSFAQRQDMKRFWLKKTDESIASMKDGDESGFFGVNILTANGAVKEKISKKIYECFYEVSQILKEEDNANPEHILVVNMQVTEPFIPPSD; this is translated from the coding sequence TTGATCGACTTTGCCACACTGGAACGCCAACTGATCATCGCACTTCGGGGTTCTCGGACCCAAGGGATGATGAATAAGAAGCTCGGCTATCACTTTAATCAGTATTACCGGTGGGAAAGCGGCAAAAAACGCGTAATGTGGACTGATTTCCTAGCTATTTTGAAAGTTGCTGGCAGGAAGACCGTTTTTAAAAATTGGTTATCACGAATACTATCTTACAACTGTAATCTATCAAAACCTGCCGAGATTTTGGAGAGGCTTAAGGGGGCTGATTCAACCAAAGAGTTTGCCGAAAGGCTAGGTGTTTCGCGGCACAAGCTCTATCGGTGTTTGGCGGAGGATCAAGAGCCGCCAATTAGGCTATTACTAATGGCTATCTTTAAGGTGAAAATCGGCTTTCTAGCTGGAGTCTTGGAAGATCTTGTGGGTCTCGATAAGATCGATGAATTCCCTCTGCAAGAAAAAAGTCGTTATCGCCTCAGTGAAATCTTTGCCAGAGAGCCAATTTTGCCCGCTGTGATCCGCTGTTTGGAATTGGATGACTATGTGAGCCTTGACCGTCATGTGGATGGCCATATAGCGGCTCGCCTTGGGATTCCTTTGGAGGATGAGCGAAACTATCTGCGCTTGCTGCTAGAGGCCGGAAACTTATCCCTCTCGGGAGCTAAGTATATTGTCAATGATACGACAATTCATTTCAACGGTTCCTTTGCGCAGCGACAAGATATGAAGCGATTCTGGTTGAAAAAAACAGATGAATCCATCGCTAGCATGAAGGATGGTGATGAATCTGGTTTTTTCGGGGTCAATATTCTTACTGCCAATGGCGCTGTGAAAGAAAAGATTTCTAAGAAGATCTACGAGTGTTTTTACGAGGTCAGCCAGATCTTAAAGGAAGAGGACAATGCCAATCCTGAGCACATCCTTGTGGTCAATATGCAAGTCACCGAACCTTTTATTCCACCTTCAGATTGA
- a CDS encoding IS5 family transposase, translated as MSDPSPKGGRPRRKNLRDIADGIFYKLRTGCQWKAVPRCFGPPSTIHDYFTRWVEQGVFEKLWELALKEYDELQGISWKHQSVDVAIVKSPLAGKKTGPNPTDRRKLGSKRSVLVDELGVPLSCVIAPANVHDSKSFQETLKSRKFRRRRNRCRKTMHLHADKGYSSKKCRETCRRHGYIPVIPNKKRRDRRGRPLIKKDKKRWVAEASFGWQNQCRNIKTRWDKKASHYQAQLHIAFAHIAFAKSGVFG; from the coding sequence GTGTCTGACCCCTCTCCGAAGGGAGGACGTCCTCGTCGGAAGAACTTACGTGATATCGCTGATGGCATTTTCTATAAGCTTCGCACGGGCTGCCAATGGAAAGCTGTTCCTAGATGTTTTGGTCCGCCAAGTACAATTCACGACTATTTTACTCGGTGGGTAGAACAGGGTGTTTTCGAGAAGCTCTGGGAGTTGGCTTTGAAAGAATATGACGAGCTACAAGGCATCTCTTGGAAGCATCAATCAGTTGACGTAGCAATTGTCAAGTCACCGCTAGCGGGGAAAAAAACAGGACCAAATCCGACCGACAGAAGAAAGCTTGGCAGCAAACGCTCCGTCCTGGTAGACGAGCTTGGAGTGCCACTCAGTTGCGTGATAGCTCCTGCAAATGTGCATGATTCTAAGTCATTCCAGGAAACCCTTAAGAGCCGAAAATTTCGCAGACGACGCAATAGGTGTCGAAAGACTATGCATCTGCATGCGGACAAAGGTTACTCGTCAAAAAAGTGTAGAGAAACTTGTAGAAGGCATGGCTACATTCCGGTCATTCCAAATAAGAAAAGGCGAGATCGAAGGGGAAGACCTCTTATTAAGAAAGACAAGAAACGATGGGTAGCAGAGGCTTCATTTGGTTGGCAAAACCAGTGTCGCAATATCAAAACCCGGTGGGACAAGAAAGCCAGCCATTATCAAGCACAGCTACATATCGCCTTTGCTCACATAGCTTTCGCGAAGTCAGGAGTTTTCGGATAG
- a CDS encoding SGNH/GDSL hydrolase family protein gives MLKTVIVSLFAHGLLLTSAAFAEQASSHEIYVEEVSQQDLGDTIILGDSIFALNGEIERRLERNSGQRITSYARNGAEMDDVVQQYYRARARGIPQTVIMNGGGNDVLGNITSCRFLNSRCVNAIEGAIDQGVDLIQLMEDDGVERIVYLGYYYTKFIGGGLDNAIDYAMARIPQICGATNLPCDVVETRRLMNGFGNRIIDGIHPTFRGSRKMADAIWEVLR, from the coding sequence ATGTTGAAGACAGTTATCGTGAGTCTATTCGCCCATGGACTCCTGCTAACTAGTGCTGCCTTTGCTGAGCAGGCTAGTTCTCATGAAATCTATGTTGAAGAGGTATCTCAGCAAGATCTAGGTGATACGATTATCTTAGGAGACAGTATCTTCGCCTTGAATGGTGAAATCGAACGACGACTCGAACGCAATTCAGGGCAACGCATCACATCCTATGCTCGCAATGGGGCAGAGATGGATGATGTGGTGCAGCAGTACTATCGTGCCCGTGCTCGTGGCATTCCACAGACGGTGATTATGAATGGTGGTGGTAATGATGTGCTGGGTAACATCACATCCTGCCGGTTTCTTAATTCTCGCTGTGTCAATGCTATTGAAGGAGCGATTGATCAAGGTGTCGATCTGATTCAACTCATGGAAGATGATGGCGTTGAACGAATCGTTTATCTTGGCTATTACTACACCAAATTCATTGGTGGTGGCCTGGATAATGCTATCGATTATGCTATGGCACGGATTCCGCAGATCTGCGGAGCTACTAACCTGCCATGTGATGTTGTTGAAACCCGACGTCTGATGAATGGTTTCGGCAATCGGATCATCGATGGCATTCATCCTACCTTCCGTGGATCGCGAAAAATGGCAGATGCCATCTGGGAGGTGTTACGCTAA
- a CDS encoding transposase has protein sequence MGRARQDIVKPSSLLHVTFRCHNREFYFHSPEMKKRVYQILLKYRETFNVHRFDRVIMSNHVHLLVYSPDRETLSRYLHSTNLAIAKVINQAFKRRGQAIEDRFKSPVIENESYALNTVGYIWLNPVRAKLVDPQNAQNYRYSSLFFKWRGLDDPLVSDDSVLSELLGISLLHGRSVQEFARYWLEIVLNRISGYISEVFENLHSVGSYDFWKIRRLIPRLSSA, from the coding sequence ATGGGTCGAGCTAGGCAAGACATCGTGAAACCTTCTTCATTACTCCACGTGACTTTCAGGTGTCACAATCGGGAATTCTACTTTCATTCGCCAGAAATGAAAAAGCGCGTCTATCAGATTCTTTTAAAGTACCGTGAGACCTTTAATGTTCATAGATTTGACCGGGTGATCATGAGTAATCATGTGCATCTGCTTGTGTATAGCCCAGATCGAGAAACCCTGTCTCGATATCTGCACAGTACCAACCTAGCGATTGCTAAGGTGATCAATCAAGCATTCAAAAGACGAGGGCAAGCCATCGAGGATCGCTTCAAGTCTCCGGTGATCGAAAATGAGAGCTATGCTCTGAACACGGTGGGCTATATCTGGCTCAATCCAGTACGAGCAAAGCTAGTTGATCCCCAGAATGCTCAAAACTATCGCTATAGCTCTCTATTTTTTAAATGGCGAGGACTTGACGATCCCTTGGTGTCAGATGACTCTGTGTTGTCTGAACTTCTTGGGATTAGCCTTTTGCATGGTAGGTCCGTTCAGGAGTTTGCTCGCTATTGGTTGGAGATCGTTCTTAATCGGATTTCTGGCTATATAAGTGAGGTATTTGAAAACCTTCACTCAGTTGGTAGTTATGACTTTTGGAAGATAAGGCGCTTGATACCTCGGCTTTCGTCTGCTTGA
- a CDS encoding TIGR02147 family protein, with protein sequence MKPLDTYSQIILNHERSITILDQMIKAYQKQHVHQTLAALSKKIGLKSRSNLSEALRGRRKLSRPHWQSLLTILGAEKKHIDYVLALFDWEHEKSATKKDSHQAHCQVLRRQIEGPLDVFKARIRGMNFAVEVYCAFALFSNEPERKDLVRYFGKDRGIEVDRALALLLKEGLIEKKHTGNYTYRQESQSILYLYDDGDTEASINFLQASLQSSSDNLPRYFSKKDESLFASTILTIKKDEYKSKLKEFKESLLAMHSSLQSDDPDSLLHINIQVFPSHHGSQETHY encoded by the coding sequence TTGAAGCCCTTGGATACCTATTCTCAGATCATCCTGAATCATGAACGAAGCATCACAATTCTTGATCAGATGATCAAAGCCTATCAAAAGCAACATGTGCATCAAACCCTGGCGGCTCTCTCAAAGAAAATCGGTCTCAAGTCTCGCTCCAATCTTTCTGAAGCACTCCGCGGCCGGAGGAAGCTTTCAAGGCCACACTGGCAATCACTGCTGACCATTCTGGGAGCCGAAAAAAAGCACATTGATTACGTTTTAGCTCTCTTCGATTGGGAGCATGAAAAATCGGCCACCAAAAAAGACTCTCATCAAGCTCATTGTCAAGTGCTTCGTAGGCAAATTGAAGGGCCTCTCGATGTGTTTAAGGCTAGGATAAGAGGAATGAACTTTGCGGTGGAAGTTTATTGCGCCTTTGCGCTGTTCTCTAACGAACCGGAGAGAAAGGATCTTGTTAGATACTTCGGCAAAGACCGGGGTATTGAAGTGGATCGAGCCCTGGCACTCCTCTTAAAAGAAGGACTTATCGAAAAAAAGCATACCGGGAACTATACTTACCGCCAAGAGAGCCAATCGATACTTTATCTCTATGATGACGGCGATACTGAAGCTTCCATCAACTTTCTCCAGGCTTCTTTACAGTCATCTTCGGACAATTTACCTCGATATTTTTCCAAGAAAGATGAATCTCTATTTGCATCAACGATTCTCACCATCAAAAAAGATGAGTACAAGAGCAAGCTTAAAGAGTTTAAAGAATCCCTATTAGCCATGCACAGCAGCTTGCAAAGTGATGATCCCGATAGCCTACTGCACATTAACATCCAGGTTTTTCCATCTCACCACGGCTCACAGGAAACTCATTATTAA
- a CDS encoding TonB-dependent receptor plug domain-containing protein, with the protein MRLTSLIYVPGLLGALTLPATLHGQEESIEKLEVTGSRLKRATLETSSPIKVIDREQIEISGVTSVGDLIRKSASSSPTGNFSGSSGFVASGAATIDLLGLGSDRTLVLLDGKRMPIDQGLGAVNIDNIPISLIERIEILSGGASSVYGSDAVGGVVNIITKKEVDGALVSVTATGTQGGGGEETDIQAAFGGKVGPNFNYVVTAGYKGRQPIYKQNRDLAYVKRPERAFTAGNPPAGGYSYRPISLDGEGNYVVGNWTPSESCPAENQVATVPANPLNVYCAGPRAGRPVELIPKKEEAYASAFFNSSISDWNLSGVLTYSNSVNTTDNGVFYSYGYDPYSGAQPTITLTDAEKAGLNLTGAGDVQFVQILAPMPGQPSRTYINTNETYGSNLKLEGDLNNNWTMSSAFSYFISNADREGKNITNKDTLQSLLIAPAGSTPEYSLIDADRDLSVISTAFEDLQSSETSTQASADVFFSGEIGQLGGGAFSLGVGASLVQETFEQNPDEKDTQFNEISESPVFTGTFANSGEGDRNVGSVYAEFNAPLTAAVELDGAIRYDNYSDFGDTTNFGLGAKVKALDSLTFRAKGSTSYKAPLLSYISQEGGGGYYTVLDALNCEQEIKDNQVCDPANPTRQVYVDSKGSDELQPETGVSYTGGFIFEPIQGLALLADYYHVDLESTFKQDEVQEVVDEWYKDNGLEGSSGDNINGNVVGVDSNGIISRISRPYRNLGKLQVRAVNLSTSYREKFGSIRFVYSNEYFRMLSYKLQEAEGKELKEQVGYFGTPDYRYNNSVSLGYDIHSMTVRAQTIAGTEIDPEDADDDSIGSKVGEYTEYDLAYSMNSAGFGSLQIGVNNVFDTIGGIEDGNFLRSESVETTSLYSYTGRSYFVKYTQTF; encoded by the coding sequence ATGCGTTTAACATCCTTAATCTACGTCCCAGGCTTGCTGGGAGCCCTGACTCTACCGGCAACCCTCCATGGACAAGAGGAAAGCATCGAGAAACTAGAGGTTACCGGCTCACGTCTGAAGCGAGCGACCCTCGAAACATCGAGTCCCATCAAGGTTATCGATCGCGAGCAGATCGAAATCAGCGGGGTCACCAGCGTTGGCGACTTGATCCGAAAATCTGCATCGAGTTCTCCGACTGGTAACTTCTCGGGCTCAAGCGGCTTCGTGGCATCCGGTGCCGCAACGATCGACCTTCTTGGTCTCGGTTCCGATCGAACCCTTGTCCTTCTCGATGGCAAGCGAATGCCAATCGACCAAGGCCTAGGTGCCGTTAATATCGATAACATTCCTATCTCTCTCATCGAAAGAATCGAGATCTTATCGGGTGGTGCATCCTCCGTTTACGGTTCAGATGCTGTTGGTGGTGTAGTCAACATCATCACCAAAAAAGAAGTTGATGGAGCTTTAGTTTCAGTCACGGCTACTGGCACACAAGGTGGCGGCGGTGAAGAAACTGATATTCAGGCTGCCTTCGGAGGCAAGGTAGGCCCTAACTTCAACTACGTAGTCACCGCAGGTTACAAGGGTCGGCAGCCGATCTATAAGCAAAATCGAGACCTAGCCTACGTGAAACGGCCAGAACGAGCTTTCACAGCTGGCAATCCTCCTGCAGGCGGATATTCGTACCGTCCGATCTCTTTGGATGGTGAAGGAAACTATGTTGTTGGTAACTGGACACCAAGTGAGTCTTGTCCCGCTGAAAATCAGGTGGCTACGGTGCCAGCTAATCCCCTTAATGTTTACTGTGCTGGACCCCGCGCTGGCCGCCCTGTGGAACTGATTCCTAAGAAAGAAGAGGCTTATGCATCTGCATTCTTCAACTCATCAATCAGCGATTGGAATCTCTCGGGTGTTCTAACCTACAGCAATAGTGTGAACACAACCGACAATGGTGTGTTCTATTCATATGGATACGATCCCTACTCGGGTGCTCAGCCAACGATCACGCTAACTGATGCCGAAAAAGCTGGCTTGAACCTGACAGGGGCTGGTGACGTTCAGTTCGTCCAGATTCTCGCACCTATGCCGGGCCAACCGAGCCGAACCTATATCAATACCAACGAAACCTATGGTAGCAACCTAAAGTTAGAAGGTGATCTGAATAACAACTGGACCATGAGTTCGGCTTTCTCCTACTTCATATCAAATGCTGATCGCGAAGGTAAGAACATTACCAACAAGGATACGCTACAAAGTTTGCTGATAGCTCCCGCTGGATCAACGCCGGAATATAGCCTTATTGATGCTGATCGCGACCTGTCAGTCATTTCAACAGCTTTTGAAGATTTACAGTCTAGTGAGACGAGTACCCAGGCATCGGCAGATGTCTTCTTCTCTGGTGAAATCGGTCAGCTCGGTGGCGGAGCATTCAGCCTTGGTGTGGGTGCCTCATTGGTGCAGGAAACCTTTGAGCAGAATCCAGACGAGAAAGATACGCAATTCAATGAAATAAGCGAATCACCGGTATTTACGGGAACCTTTGCTAATAGTGGTGAGGGCGATCGTAACGTCGGATCGGTATACGCCGAATTTAACGCCCCTCTGACGGCTGCGGTAGAGCTTGATGGTGCGATTCGTTACGACAACTACTCTGACTTTGGGGATACGACGAACTTTGGCCTCGGAGCGAAAGTTAAGGCACTAGATTCTCTTACCTTCCGTGCGAAAGGCTCAACGAGCTACAAGGCTCCATTGCTTTCCTATATCAGTCAAGAGGGTGGCGGTGGCTACTACACCGTGCTCGATGCACTTAACTGTGAGCAAGAGATCAAGGATAACCAAGTTTGTGACCCAGCGAACCCAACTCGTCAGGTCTATGTAGATAGCAAAGGTAGCGATGAACTTCAGCCCGAGACTGGCGTGAGTTACACCGGTGGTTTCATTTTTGAGCCTATCCAAGGTTTAGCGCTTCTTGCTGATTACTACCATGTTGATCTTGAAAGTACGTTCAAGCAAGACGAGGTCCAGGAAGTTGTAGACGAGTGGTACAAAGATAACGGTCTAGAAGGTAGCAGTGGTGATAACATTAACGGCAACGTTGTTGGAGTCGATTCTAACGGTATCATTAGCCGAATCAGCCGCCCCTATCGTAATTTAGGTAAACTCCAAGTTCGTGCGGTTAACCTAAGCACCTCTTACCGCGAAAAGTTTGGTTCCATTCGCTTCGTCTATTCGAATGAGTACTTCCGCATGTTGTCCTATAAGCTACAAGAAGCCGAGGGCAAGGAACTGAAAGAGCAAGTTGGATACTTTGGCACTCCTGACTACCGGTACAACAATTCCGTGTCACTAGGTTATGACATTCACAGCATGACTGTTCGTGCTCAGACCATCGCTGGAACTGAGATCGATCCTGAGGATGCAGATGACGATAGCATCGGTTCTAAAGTAGGTGAGTACACCGAATACGATCTAGCTTACTCCATGAACTCTGCTGGGTTTGGGAGCCTTCAGATCGGTGTTAACAATGTCTTCGATACCATTGGTGGCATTGAGGATGGCAACTTTCTGAGATCAGAGAGTGTCGAAACAACAAGCCTTTATAGCTACACAGGTCGTAGCTATTTTGTGAAGTATACGCAAACCTTCTAA
- a CDS encoding response regulator produces MRMILAIDDSKVALMQVKKYVHKIFPDCELISSTSPSEGIELAKKHGNNIDLAIIDFNMKEMTGLEVLESICDSVDINKIVICTANLQKILEAKVTERGARYVEKPLSQEKMNQICEEQSRKAS; encoded by the coding sequence ATGCGTATGATACTGGCCATTGATGATTCAAAGGTAGCCTTAATGCAGGTTAAAAAGTATGTTCATAAGATATTTCCCGACTGCGAACTCATCAGCAGCACGAGCCCTAGCGAGGGAATCGAATTAGCAAAGAAACATGGCAACAATATTGATCTTGCCATCATTGACTTTAACATGAAGGAAATGACTGGTCTTGAGGTGTTGGAGTCGATCTGCGACTCCGTGGATATCAACAAAATTGTTATTTGTACTGCGAATCTTCAAAAGATCCTGGAAGCCAAAGTCACAGAACGAGGTGCTCGATATGTTGAGAAACCTTTGAGTCAAGAGAAGATGAATCAGATTTGCGAAGAGCAGAGTCGAAAAGCATCTTAG